Proteins found in one Oncorhynchus mykiss isolate Arlee chromosome 17, USDA_OmykA_1.1, whole genome shotgun sequence genomic segment:
- the LOC110486805 gene encoding parvalbumin alpha, producing the protein MAALKDFLKADDIQKALDAVKAEGSFDHKKFFALVGLKAMTPDNVKKVFQAIDADQSGFIEEEELKFVLKSFAEDGRDLTDAETKAFLNAADKDGDGKIGIDEFEVLVHEV; encoded by the exons ATGGCCGCTTTGAAAGATTTTTTGAAAGCTGATGATATTCAGAAGGCCCTTGATGCAGTCAAAG cggaGGGTTCCTTCGACCATAAGAAGTTCTTTGCTCTGGTGGGCCTGAAGGCAATGACTCCTGACAATGTCAAGAAGGTGTTCCAGGCTATTGATGCTGACCAGAGTGGATTCATTGAGGAGGAGGAGCTcaa GTTTGTGCTGAAGAGTTTCGCTGAGGACGGCAGAGACCTGACCGACGCAGAGACCAAAGCCTTCCTTAACGCCGCTGACAAGGACGGAGATGGAAAGATCGGCATCGACG AGTTTGAAGTCTTGGTCCATGAGGTGTAA
- the LOC110515368 gene encoding brain-specific angiogenesis inhibitor 1-associated protein 2-like protein 2 isoform X1, with protein MGERGSERKELSQQVVVGGRKNKGTTRQKEEWVNSQAVTMSGANSDQLHRSTLSVYANLMEQFNPGLQTLVTLGNSYVKAFQALAVTSEAYFSAVAKMGEQALHTLSSRSLGDVLVQISETQRRLTAEMEGVIRWFQVEVLQAMEKNVKLDEEYIDGSRRVYELEVRNQAEALERQLRRGAFRDSLEHSEYMQYLRQSQHDIMKEEERRYRFLAEKHCGLTQSLLFLINKTGASLQQKADGWKEKVNETRGSRPRSPTHPDQEEQLCGSVSSLLQTVDEDRDMSWARREQQALGRVPSRAPSPLHSRSRSSSVGESLGLGGGRTMRALVSHPPSSNPKLLPFTRGEMVTVLVQEPRNGWLYGRTESSLRQGWFPAAYVSSIEEFSNLLGSSGTSLKSHSMNNLLDPSDTSMGQSEKAYGDVAPPTTPTRRASVDFRPISPLPERRAEPEIVTRTNSLKGYNELPPPPPPPPPPPHPTTMFRRGSADFRPIQPTFPERTAESLSPLGASGENLLFPRGTNPFATVKLKPTTTNDRSAPRTH; from the exons atgggagaaagagggagcgagagaaaggagCTATCACAACAGGTTGTTGTTGGTGGCAGAAAGAACAAGGGAACAACGAGGCAGAAGGAGGAGTGGGTTAATAGCCAAG CGGTTACTATGTCGGGGGCGAACAGTGATCAGTTACATAGGTCTACATTGTCTGTGTACGCG AACCTGATGGAACAGTTCAACCCAGGCCTACAGACGCTAGTTACATTAGGAAACAGCTATGTCAAGGCTttccaag cctTGGCTGTTACCAGTGAGGCCTACTTTAGTGCTGTAGCGAAGATGGGAGAACAGGCCCTTCACACACTCTCCTCTCGCTCActtg GAGATGTCCTGGTACAGATATCTGAGACGCAGAGAAGACTCACAGCTGAGATGGAGGGAGTG ATTCgatggttccaggtagaagttTTACAGGCCATGGAGAAGAATGTCAAGTTGGATGAAGAGTACATTGAC GGCAGTCGCAGGGTGTATGAGCTGGAGGTGAGGAACCAGGCAGAAGCTCTGGAGAGACAGCTGAGAAGAGGAGCCTTCAGAGActcactg gaGCACAGTGAGTACATGCAGTACCTGAGACAGAGTCAACatgacattatgaaggaggaggagaggag GTATCGCTTCCTGGCAGAGAAACACTGCGGACTGACACAGTCACTGCTCTTCCTCATCAACaag aCAGGGGCTTCCCTACAGCAGAAGGCTGATGGATGGAAGGAGAAAGTGAACGAGACACGAGGCTCCAGACCCCGTAgccccacccaccctgaccaggaggaacag ctgTGTGGCTCAGTGAGCTCTCTGCTGCAGACAGTAGATGAGGACAGAGACATGTCTTGGGCCAGGAGAGAACAGCAGGCCCTGGGGAGAGTGCCCTCTAGAG ccCCGTCCCCCCTCCACAGCCGATCCCGCTCCTCCTCAGTGGGTGAGTCTCTGGGTCTGGGTGGGGGTAGGACCATGAGAGCCCTGGTGTCCCACCCACCCTCCTCCAACCCCAAACTGCTACCCTTCACCCGGGGAGAGATGGTCACCGTGTTGGTCCAGGAGCCGAGGAATGGGTGGCTGTATGGGAGAACGGAAAGCAGCCTACG CCAGGGCTGGTTCCCAGCAGCTTATGTTTCTTCTATTGAGGAGTTCTCTAACCTCTTGGGGTCCAG TGGCACTTCCTTGAAGAGCCACAGCATGAACAACCTATTGGATCCCTCTGACACCTCCATGGGCCAATCAGAAAAGGCCTATGGTGATGTGGCGCCCCCTACCACACCCACTCGCAGGGCCTCCGTCGACTTCCGAccaatctctcccctccctgagAGGAGGGCGGAGCCAGAGATTGTGACGAGAACAAATAGCCTGAAAGGCTACAATGAGCTCCcgccccctcctcctccgcccCCGCCACCCCCTCACCCAACAACAATGTTCCGGAGGGGGTCAGCTGACTTTCGACCAATCCAGCCTACTTTCCCGGAGAGGACAGCAGAATCATTATCACCTCTTGGAGCTTCTGGAGAAAACCTACTCTTTcccag GGGAACCAATCCCTTTGCGACAGTGAAGCTTAAACCAACAACCACCAATGACAGATCAGCACCGAGGACCCACTGA
- the LOC110515368 gene encoding brain-specific angiogenesis inhibitor 1-associated protein 2-like protein 2 isoform X2, with protein MSGANSDQLHRSTLSVYANLMEQFNPGLQTLVTLGNSYVKAFQALAVTSEAYFSAVAKMGEQALHTLSSRSLGDVLVQISETQRRLTAEMEGVIRWFQVEVLQAMEKNVKLDEEYIDGSRRVYELEVRNQAEALERQLRRGAFRDSLEHSEYMQYLRQSQHDIMKEEERRYRFLAEKHCGLTQSLLFLINKTGASLQQKADGWKEKVNETRGSRPRSPTHPDQEEQLCGSVSSLLQTVDEDRDMSWARREQQALGRVPSRAPSPLHSRSRSSSVGESLGLGGGRTMRALVSHPPSSNPKLLPFTRGEMVTVLVQEPRNGWLYGRTESSLRQGWFPAAYVSSIEEFSNLLGSSGTSLKSHSMNNLLDPSDTSMGQSEKAYGDVAPPTTPTRRASVDFRPISPLPERRAEPEIVTRTNSLKGYNELPPPPPPPPPPPHPTTMFRRGSADFRPIQPTFPERTAESLSPLGASGENLLFPRGTNPFATVKLKPTTTNDRSAPRTH; from the exons ATGTCGGGGGCGAACAGTGATCAGTTACATAGGTCTACATTGTCTGTGTACGCG AACCTGATGGAACAGTTCAACCCAGGCCTACAGACGCTAGTTACATTAGGAAACAGCTATGTCAAGGCTttccaag cctTGGCTGTTACCAGTGAGGCCTACTTTAGTGCTGTAGCGAAGATGGGAGAACAGGCCCTTCACACACTCTCCTCTCGCTCActtg GAGATGTCCTGGTACAGATATCTGAGACGCAGAGAAGACTCACAGCTGAGATGGAGGGAGTG ATTCgatggttccaggtagaagttTTACAGGCCATGGAGAAGAATGTCAAGTTGGATGAAGAGTACATTGAC GGCAGTCGCAGGGTGTATGAGCTGGAGGTGAGGAACCAGGCAGAAGCTCTGGAGAGACAGCTGAGAAGAGGAGCCTTCAGAGActcactg gaGCACAGTGAGTACATGCAGTACCTGAGACAGAGTCAACatgacattatgaaggaggaggagaggag GTATCGCTTCCTGGCAGAGAAACACTGCGGACTGACACAGTCACTGCTCTTCCTCATCAACaag aCAGGGGCTTCCCTACAGCAGAAGGCTGATGGATGGAAGGAGAAAGTGAACGAGACACGAGGCTCCAGACCCCGTAgccccacccaccctgaccaggaggaacag ctgTGTGGCTCAGTGAGCTCTCTGCTGCAGACAGTAGATGAGGACAGAGACATGTCTTGGGCCAGGAGAGAACAGCAGGCCCTGGGGAGAGTGCCCTCTAGAG ccCCGTCCCCCCTCCACAGCCGATCCCGCTCCTCCTCAGTGGGTGAGTCTCTGGGTCTGGGTGGGGGTAGGACCATGAGAGCCCTGGTGTCCCACCCACCCTCCTCCAACCCCAAACTGCTACCCTTCACCCGGGGAGAGATGGTCACCGTGTTGGTCCAGGAGCCGAGGAATGGGTGGCTGTATGGGAGAACGGAAAGCAGCCTACG CCAGGGCTGGTTCCCAGCAGCTTATGTTTCTTCTATTGAGGAGTTCTCTAACCTCTTGGGGTCCAG TGGCACTTCCTTGAAGAGCCACAGCATGAACAACCTATTGGATCCCTCTGACACCTCCATGGGCCAATCAGAAAAGGCCTATGGTGATGTGGCGCCCCCTACCACACCCACTCGCAGGGCCTCCGTCGACTTCCGAccaatctctcccctccctgagAGGAGGGCGGAGCCAGAGATTGTGACGAGAACAAATAGCCTGAAAGGCTACAATGAGCTCCcgccccctcctcctccgcccCCGCCACCCCCTCACCCAACAACAATGTTCCGGAGGGGGTCAGCTGACTTTCGACCAATCCAGCCTACTTTCCCGGAGAGGACAGCAGAATCATTATCACCTCTTGGAGCTTCTGGAGAAAACCTACTCTTTcccag GGGAACCAATCCCTTTGCGACAGTGAAGCTTAAACCAACAACCACCAATGACAGATCAGCACCGAGGACCCACTGA